Below is a window of Mycolicibacterium rhodesiae NBB3 DNA.
GCAAGCACGTACTGATCGTGTTCGACGATCTCTCCAAGCAGGCCGACGCCTACCGCGCGATCTCGCTGCTGCTGCGCCGCCCGCCGGGTCGCGAAGCTTTCCCCGGCGACGTGTTCTACCTGCATTCGCGGCTCCTGGAGCGTTGCGCGAAGCTGTCCGATGAGCTCGGCGGGGGCTCGATGACCGGACTTCCGATCATCGAGACGAAGGCAAACGACATCTCGGCCTTCATCCCGACGAACGTCATCTCGATCACCGATGGTCAGTGCTTCCTGGAGTCCGACCTGTTTAACCAGGGTGTGCGTCCGGCCATCAACGTCGGTGTGTCGGTGTCCCGAGTCGGTGGCGCCGCTCAGATCAAGGCCATGAAAGAGGTCGCGGGCTCGCTGCGTCTCGAGCTGTCCCAGTACCGCGAACTCGAGTCATTCGCCGCCTTCGCCTCCGATCTGGACGCGGCCTCGAAGGCGCAGCTGGACCGCGGCGCCCGGCTCGTGGAGCTGCTCAAGCAGCCGCAGTACACGCCGTACCCCGTCGAGAACCAGGTGGTGTCGATATTCCTCGGCACCGGTGGTCACTTGGATTCGGTTCCAATCGAAGACGTTGCGCGTTTCGAGCAGGAAGTCCTCGAGCACGTGAAGGCCTCCCACGAGGACATCCTCAAGGGGATCCGCGAGAGCAAGAAGCTCTCCGAGGAGGACGAAGAGAAGCTGTCCGACGTCATCAACGAGTTCAAGAAGGGCTTCTCGGCCAGCGATGGCAGCTCGGTCGTGGTAAACGAAGCCGACGCCGAGGCCATGGACGAAGAAGACGTCGAGAAGGAATCGGTCAAGGTCCGCAAGGCCGGCAAGAAGTAAGACACCGAAAGGGTCTGGAGAAGCTAGATGGCTGCAACACTGCGCGAGCTACGTGGACGCATCCGTTCCGCCGGGTCGATCAAGAAGATCACCAAGGCCCAGGAACTGATCGCCACGTCGCGGATCGCCAAGGCGCAGGCCCGAGTCGAGGCCGCCCGGCCCTACTCGACTGAGATCACCAGCATGCTCACCGAGCTCGCCAGTGCCAGCGCGCTGGACCACCCGCTGCTGGTCCAGCGGGAGAACCCGAAGCGGGCCGGTGTGCTGGTGGTGTCGTCGGACCGCGGACTGTGCGGTGCCTATAACGCCAACGTGCTGCGCCAGTCCGAGGAGCTCTTCTCGCTGCTGCGCGAAGAGGGCAAGACGCCGGTGCTCTACACGGTCGGCCGGAAGGCGTTGGGATACTTCAGCTTCCGACAGCGCGAGGTGACCGAGTCCTGGACCGGGTTCTCGGAGCGCCCCACCTACGAGCAAGCGCGTGAGATCGCCGACACCCTGGTGACGGCGTTCATGTCCGGTGCCGACGACGAGGGTGAGGATCCCGGCGAGGATGGCATCCTCGGTGTCGACGAACTGCACATCGTCTTCACCGAATTCAAGTCGATGCTCTCGCAGAGTGCGGCCGCGCGGCGCATCGCACCGATGGTCGTCGAATACGTCGAGGACGAGACGCCCGAAGACGGTCCGCACACGCTGTTTTCGTTCGAGCCGGACCCCGAGACGTTGTTCGACGCTCTGCTGCCGCGCTATGTCGCCACCCGTGTCTACGCCGCACTGTTGGAGGCCGCGGCTTCGGAATCGGCGTCCCGACGCCGCGCGATGAAGTCCGCCACCGATAACGCCGACGATCTGATCAAGGACCTGACCTTGATGGCAAACCGTGAACGTCAGGCACAGATTACCCAGGAAATCAGCGAGATCGTCGGCGGCGCCAACGCGCTGGCCGACGCCAAATAACTTGAAGAGCAAAGCCCCTTTCAGGAAGCGAAGAGAGATATGACTGCTACCGCAGAAAAGACCGCAGGCCGGGTAGTCCGCATCACGGGTCCCGTTGTCGACGTGGAGTTCCCGCGCGGCTCGGTGCCCGAGCTGTTCAACGCGTTGCACGCCGAGATCACCTACAAGCAGATGGCGAAGACGCTGACCCTGGAGGTCGCGCAGCACCTCGGTGACAGCCTGGTACGCACAATCTCCATGCAGCCGACCGACGGTCTGGTCCGCGGTGTCGAGGTGACCGACACCGGTGCCTCGATCTCGGTGCCCGTTGGCGACGGCGTGAAGGGCCACGTGTTCAACGCCCTCGGCGATTGCCTCGACGAGCCCGGCTACGGCGAGGACTTCGACCACTGGTCGATCCACCGCAAGCCACCGGCCTTCGCCGACCTCGAGCCTCGCACCGAGATGCTCGAGACCGGCCTCAAGGTGGTCGACCTGCTCACCCCCTATGTGCGTGGCGGCAAGATCGCCCTGTTCGGCGGCGCCGGTGTGGGTAAGACGGTGCTCATCCAGGAGATGATCAACCGTATCGCCCGCAACTTCGGCGGTACCTCGGTGTTCGCCGGCGTCGGTGAGCGCACCCGTGAGGGCAACGACCTGTGGGTCGAGCTCGCGGACGCCGACGTCCTCAAGGACACCGCGCTGGTGTTCGGTCAGATGGACGAGCCGCCAGGCACCCGTATGCGCGTCGCGCTGTCCGCGCTGACGATGGCGGAGTTCTTCCGCGACGAGCAGGGCCAGGATGTGCTTCTGTTCATCGACAACATCTTCCGGTTCACCCAGGCGGGCTCTGAGGTGTCGACACTCCTCGGTCGTATGCCGTCCGCGGTGGGTTACCAGCCCACCCTGGCCGACGAGATGGGTGAGCTGCAGGAGCGAATCACGTCGACCCGAGGCAAGTCCATCACCTCGATGCAGGCCGTGTACGTGCCCGCCGACGACTACACCGACCCGGCGCCCGCGACCACGTTCGCGCACCTCGATGCCACCACGGAGCTCTCACGTGCGGTGTTCTCGAAGGGCATCTTCCCGGCGGTGGACCCGCTGGCATCGAGCTCGACGATCCTCGACCCCGCGGTTGTGGGTGACGAGCACTACCGGGTGGCCCAAGAAGTGATTCGAATCCTGCAGCGCTACAAGGATCTTCAGGACATCATCGCCATTCTTGGTATCGATGAGCTCGCCGAAGAGGACAAGCAGCTGGTGCAGCGTGCCCGCCGAATCGAGCGCTTCCTGAGCCAGAACATGATGGCGGCCGAGCAGTTCACCGGTCAGCCGGGTTCGACGGTGCCGCTGAAGGAGACCGTCGAAGCCTTCGACAAACTGGCCAAGGGCGACTTCGACCACCTGCCCGAGCAGGCGTTCTTCCTCATCGGAGGCCTGGACGATCTGGCGAAGAAGGCGGAAAGCCTCGGCGCCAAGATCGACAAGGGCAGCAGCAGTGGCGGCTCGTCGAAGAAGGACGACAAGAAGGACGAGAAGAACGCACAGGCCGACGATTCCAAGGGCGAGGACGACTAGCTCATGGCGGAAATGACCGTCGAGATCGTCGCCGTCGAGCGCGAGCTCTGGTCGGGGGAGGCCACTTTCGTCTTCACCCGTACTACCGCAGGAGAGATCGGCATCCTGCCGCATCACATTCCGTTGGTGGCTCAGCTCGTCGACGACGCGATGGTGCGCGTCGAACGCGAAGGTGAGGACGATCTGCGGATCGCGGTCGACGGCGGGTTTCTCTCGGTCACCGAGGAGACGGTGCGGATCCTTGTCGAGAACGCGGAGTTCGAGTCAGAGATCAACGGCGACAGCGCAAAGCAGGACTCGGAGTCCGACGATGAGCGGACCGCGGCATGGGGCAGAGCGCGTCTACGCGCTCTAGGCCAGATCGACTAGGCCGCCGATGAGCGCGCCCATGTTCCTCATGGTCGCGCTGATTGGTGTGCTGCTGGTGGTCGTCATCATGATGTGCTACCGGCTGTGGAAGCTCCGGCAGGTCGGCGGCACCGCGGCGATCTTGCGCGACGTCCCCGCGATCGGTGGTCACGGCTGGCGTCACGGCGTAATGCGATATCGCGGTGGGGAAGCCGGGTTCTACCGGCTGTCCAGCATCCGATGGTGGCCTGACCGCACATTGAGCCGCCGCGGGTTGGAGATCGTGTCGAGGCGCGCGCCGAGAGGTGACGAGTTCGACATCATGACAGACGAAATCGTGGTTCTCGAACTGCGCGATAGCAGCCCCGAACGCCGACGTGGCTATGAGGTGGCGCTGGATCGCGGCGCATTGACGGCGTTCTTGTCATGGGTCGAATCGAGGCCGTCGCCACGTGCGCGACGCCGCACGTCCTAACCCGTTGCGGGACCACCCGGTTGCCACAACACGTCGCCGTCCGGATTGGCCACCCGCGACAGGATGAACAGCAGGTCTGAGAGCCGGTTGAGGTACTTGGCGGGTAGCACGCTGATGGTGTCGCCGTGCGCCTCGACCGCGACCCAGGCCGATCGTTCGGCCCGCCGCGCGACGGTGCGCGCGACGTGCAGCAGAGCGGACAGGGGTGAGCCGCCGGGCAGCACAAAGGAATTCAACGCCGGTAACGGCTCGTTGAACTCATCGCACCATTTCTCCAGCCGGTCGATGTAACTCTGCGAGATCCGCAGGGGAGGGTATTCAGGGTTCTCGACGACCGGTGTGGACAGGTCGGCGCCCGCGTCGAAGAGGTCGTTCTGAATCTGCCTCAGCACTTTGAGAATCTGCTCACTCGGGCTACCCAGGGCTACCGCCACGCCGAGGGCCGCATTGGTTTCGTCGCAGTCGGCATATGCCACGAGCCGGGCGTCATGCTTCGACACTCTGCTGAAATCGCTCAGGCCGGTGGTTCCGTCATCGCCCGTCCGCGTATAGATGCGGGTCAGATGTACGGCCATGGTGAAACCGTACCGGAGAAGGTCGACGAGGAAACTGACACGCTCCCGCGCCGCTGTTTACACTGACCCGCGTGAGCGAGCGTTTCGTGGTGACCGGTGGAAACCGGTTAGCAGGCGAAGTTGCCGTCGGGGGGGCGAAGAACAGCGTTCTGAAGCTGATGGCGGCATCTCTGCTGGCTGAGGGCACGAGCACGATCACGAACTGCCCCGACATTCTGGACGTGCCGCTGATGGCGGAGGTGCTTCGGGGCCTCGGCGCGACGGTCGAGCTCGACGGTGACGTCGTGCGGATCACCTCACCCGATGAACCCAAGTACGACGCGGACTTCGCCGCCGTCCGGCAGTTCCGCGCGTCGGTGTGCGTTCTGGGTCCGTTGGTCGGGCGCTGCAAGCGCGCCAAAGTCGCCCTGCCTGGCGGCGACGCCATCGGGTCGCGTCCGCTGGACATGCATCAGGCGGGCCTTCGTCAGCTGGGTGCGCGCTGCAATATCGAGCACGGCTGTGTGGTCGCCGAAGCGGATCACCTACGCGGCGCAGAGATTCAGCTGGAGTTCCCGTCGGTGGGTGCCACCGAGAACATCCTGATGGCCGCTGTTGTCGCCGAGGGCGTGACGACGATTCACAATGCGGCGCGCGAGCCCGACGTCATCGACTTGTGCACGATGCTCAACCAGATGGGCGCCCAGATCACTGGTGCTGGGACCTCCACGATGACGATCACGGGCGTCGACCGCCTGCATCCGACCGAGCACCGCGTGATCGGCGACCGCATCGTCGCGGCGACGTGGGGGATCGCCGCGGCGATGACCCGAGGTGACATCTCGGTCACCGGTGTCGACCCGCAGCACCTCCAACTTGTGCTGCACAAACTTCACGACGCAGGCGCGACCGTCACCCAAGATGACAATGGCTTCCGAGTCGTCCAGTACGAGCGGCCGAAGGCAGTCAACGTCGCGACGCTGCCATTCCCCGGGTTTCCGACAGACCTGCAGCCGATGGCCATCGGACTGGCGTCCATCGCCGACGGCACCTCGATGATCACCGAGAACGTCTTCGAGGCGCGGTTCCGCTTCGTCGAGGAAATGATCCGGCTGGGAGCCGACGCTCGCACAGACGGCCACCACGCGGTGGTGCGCGGGATTCCGCAGCTGTCCAGTGCGCCGGTGTGGTCATCCGATATCCGCGCGGGCGCCGGCCTGGTCCTGGCCGGCCTCGTCGCCGACGGTGACACCGAGGTCCACGACGTGTTCCACATCGACCGTGGCTACCCGCTGTTCGTCGAGAATTTGATCAGCCTCGGGGCCGAAATCGAGCGGATCGCCTAGGTCCGAGAGACCGCATTTGGGACTGGGCCGAACGAGGCGTAGTCTTTACCCAGAAGCCAAGGGCCCCAGTCCAAATGGATTGGCGGACCAGGTTTGACGTCTCTGACCATGTGGAGTACAGTGGCAGGGTTGCCTGAAAACCGGGTGTGTTGTTTGAGAACTCAATAGTGTGTTTGGTGGTTTTTGTTTGTTGTTTTTTTGTTCACCTCTTTTTCCCGTTTAGGGGTGGATGTTTTTTGATGCCAGTTTTTGGTGTCTTGTTTGGTTTCAGATTTTTCTGAAGTGAATTCCACCTGCCCGCTGTGCGGGTTGGGTTGTTTTTGTTTGGAGAGTTTGATTCTGGCTCAGGACGAACGCTGGCGGCGTGCTTAACACATGCAAGTCGAACGGAAAGGCCCTTCGGGGTACTCGAGTGGCGAACGGGTGAGTAACACGTGGGTGATCTGCCCTGCACTTTGGGATAAGCCTGGGAAACTGGGTCTAATACCGGATAGGACTACGCGATGCATGTCGTGTGGTGGAAAGCTTTTGCGGTGTGGGATGGGCCCGCGGCCTATCAGCTTGTTGGTGAGGTTATGGCTTACCAAGGCGACGACGGGTAGCCGGCCTGAGAGGGTGACCGGCCACACTGGGACTGAGATACGGCCCAGACTCCTACGGGAGGCAGCAGTGGGGAATATTGCACAATGGGCGCAAGCCTGATGCAGCGACGCCGCGTGAGGGATGACGGCCTTCGGGTTGTAAACCTCTTTCAGCAGGGACGAAGCGCAAGTGACGGTACCTGTAGAAGAAGGACCGGCCAACTACGTGCCAGCAGCCGCGGTAATACGTAGGGTCCGAGCGTTGTCCGGAATTACTGGGCGTAAAGAGCTCGTAGGTGGTTTGTCGCGTTGTTCGTGAAAACTCACAGCTCAACTGTGGGCGTGCGGGCGATACGGGCAGACTTGAGTACTGCAGGGGAGACTGGAATTCCTGGTGTAGCGGTGGAATGCGCAGATATCAGGAGGAACACCGGTGGCGAAGGCGGGTCTCTGGGCAGTAACTGACGCTGAGGAGCGAAAGCGTGGGGAGCGAACAGGATTAGATACCCTGGTAGTCCACGCCGTAAACGGTGGGTACTAGGTGTGGGTTTCCTTCCTTGGGATCCGTGCCGTAGCTAACGCATTAAGTACCCCGCCTGGGGAGTACGGCCGCAAGGCTAAAACTCAAAGAAATTGACGGGGGCCCGCACAAGCGGCGGAGCATGTGGATTAATTCGATGCAACGCGAAGAACCTTACCTGGGTTTGACATGCACAGGACGCTGGTAGAGATATCAGTTCCCTTGTGGCCTGTGTGCAGGTGGTGCATGGCTGTCGTCAGCTCGTGTCGTGAGATGTTGGGTTAAGTCCCGCAACGAGCGCAACCCTTATCTTATGTTGCCAGCGCGTAATGGCGGGGACTCGTGAGAGACTGCCGGGGTCAACTCGGAGGAAGGTGGGGATGACGTCAAGTCATCATGCCCCTTATGTCCAGGGCTTCACACATGCTACAATGGCCGGTACAAAGGGCTGCGATGCCGTGAGGTGGAGCGAATCCTTTCAAAGCCGGTCTCAGTTCGGATCGGGGTCTGCAACTCGACCCCGTGAAGTCGGAGTCGCTAGTAATCGCAGATCAGCAACGCTGCGGTGAATACGTTCCCGGGCCTTGTACACACCGCCCGTCACGTCATGAAAGTCGGTAACACCCGAAGCCGGTGGCCTAACCCCTTGTGGGAGGGAGCCGTCGAAGGTGGGATCGGCGATTGGGACGAAGTCGTAACAAGGTAGCCGTACCGGAAGGTGCGGCTGGATCACCTCCTTTCTAAGGAGCACCACGAGAATCAGGCCCGCCCGCATCGTGTGGGGGTTCGGTGATCTGATCGATTCGTTGGATGGCCCTTTTCACCTGTAGTGGGTGGGGGTCTGGTGCACAACAGACATGTGAGCCGTCACGGGTTTCAGCTTCGGCTGGAGTGCGGCCAGGATTGCCAGACACACTATTGGGCTTTGAGACAACAAGCCCGCTATCTCTTCGTCCCCAGTGTGGGAAACCGGAGATATGGATTGGTTGTCGCCCTGCTTTGGTGGTGGGGTGTGGTGTTTGATTTGTGGATAGTGGTTGCGAGCATCTCGCACGCAGGGGCGCTCACCTTCTTTGTGGGGGTGGGTGTTGTTGGGTGCGTGGATAATGCAATTTTTGATTCTTCCGAGAATTTTTAACTGTTTTGTGTTGTAAGTGTTTAAGGGCGCATGGTGGATGCCTTGGCACTGGGAGCCGATGAAGGACGTGGGAGGCTGCGTTATGCCTCGGGGAGCTGTCAACCGAGCGTGGATCCGAGGATGTCCGAATGGGGAAACCCGGCACGAGTGATGTCGTGTCACCCACTACTGAATACATAGGTAGTGGGGGGAACGCGGGGAAGTGAAACATCTCAGTACCCGTAGGAAGAGAAAACAAAAGTGATTCCGTGAGTAGTGGCGAGCGAAAGCGGAGGATGGCTAAACCGTGTGCATGTGATACCCGGCGGGGGTTGTGTGTGCGGTGTTGTGGGGCCTGTGTTCCTTGATCCGCCGATCAGGGCAACAGTGATAAAGCAGTGTGTTAGGTGAAGTGGTCTGGGATGGCCTGCCGTAGAGGGTGAGAGCCCCGTAACCGAAAACTCATTGCCTGTTGTCGCAGGATCCCCGAGTAGCAGCGGGCCCGTGAAATCTGCTGTGAATCTGCCGAGACCACTCGGTAAGCCTGAATACTTCCCAGTGACCGATAGCGGATTAGTACCGTGAGGGAATGGTGAAAAGTACCCCGGGAGGGGAGTGAAAGAGTACCTGAAACCGTGTGCCTACAATCCGTCAGAGCCTTCGACTTTGTCGTGGGGTGATGGCGTGCCTTTTGAAGAATGAGCCTGCGAGTCAGGGACATGTCGCGAGGTTAACCCGGGAGGGGTAGCCGCAGCGAAAGCGAGTCTGAATAGGGCGTATCCAATTCATAGGAATTGGTGTAGTGGTGTGTTCTGGACCCGAAGCGGAGTGATCTACCCATGGCCAGGGTGAAGCAGCAGTAAGATGTTGTGGAGGCCCGAACCCACTTAGGTTGAAGACTGAGGGGATGAGTTGTGGGTAGGGGTGAAAGGCCAATCAAACTCCGTGATAGCTGGTTCTCCCCGAAATGCATTTAGGTGCAGCGTCGCATTTTTCTTGTTGGAGGTAGAGCTACTGGATGGCCGATGGGCCCTACTAGGTTACTGACGTCAGCCAAACTCCGAATGCCGACAAGACAGATAGTGCGGCAGTGAGACGGCGGGGGATAAGCTCCGTGCGTCGAGAGGGAAACAGCCCAGATCGCCGGCTAAGGCCCCTAAGCGTGTGCTAAGTGGAAAAGGATGTGCAGTCGCGAAGACAACCAGGAGGTTGGCTT
It encodes the following:
- the atpD gene encoding F0F1 ATP synthase subunit beta; the encoded protein is MTATAEKTAGRVVRITGPVVDVEFPRGSVPELFNALHAEITYKQMAKTLTLEVAQHLGDSLVRTISMQPTDGLVRGVEVTDTGASISVPVGDGVKGHVFNALGDCLDEPGYGEDFDHWSIHRKPPAFADLEPRTEMLETGLKVVDLLTPYVRGGKIALFGGAGVGKTVLIQEMINRIARNFGGTSVFAGVGERTREGNDLWVELADADVLKDTALVFGQMDEPPGTRMRVALSALTMAEFFRDEQGQDVLLFIDNIFRFTQAGSEVSTLLGRMPSAVGYQPTLADEMGELQERITSTRGKSITSMQAVYVPADDYTDPAPATTFAHLDATTELSRAVFSKGIFPAVDPLASSSTILDPAVVGDEHYRVAQEVIRILQRYKDLQDIIAILGIDELAEEDKQLVQRARRIERFLSQNMMAAEQFTGQPGSTVPLKETVEAFDKLAKGDFDHLPEQAFFLIGGLDDLAKKAESLGAKIDKGSSSGGSSKKDDKKDEKNAQADDSKGEDD
- the murA gene encoding UDP-N-acetylglucosamine 1-carboxyvinyltransferase, with translation MSERFVVTGGNRLAGEVAVGGAKNSVLKLMAASLLAEGTSTITNCPDILDVPLMAEVLRGLGATVELDGDVVRITSPDEPKYDADFAAVRQFRASVCVLGPLVGRCKRAKVALPGGDAIGSRPLDMHQAGLRQLGARCNIEHGCVVAEADHLRGAEIQLEFPSVGATENILMAAVVAEGVTTIHNAAREPDVIDLCTMLNQMGAQITGAGTSTMTITGVDRLHPTEHRVIGDRIVAATWGIAAAMTRGDISVTGVDPQHLQLVLHKLHDAGATVTQDDNGFRVVQYERPKAVNVATLPFPGFPTDLQPMAIGLASIADGTSMITENVFEARFRFVEEMIRLGADARTDGHHAVVRGIPQLSSAPVWSSDIRAGAGLVLAGLVADGDTEVHDVFHIDRGYPLFVENLISLGAEIERIA
- a CDS encoding F0F1 ATP synthase subunit epsilon, which gives rise to MAEMTVEIVAVERELWSGEATFVFTRTTAGEIGILPHHIPLVAQLVDDAMVRVEREGEDDLRIAVDGGFLSVTEETVRILVENAEFESEINGDSAKQDSESDDERTAAWGRARLRALGQID
- a CDS encoding F0F1 ATP synthase subunit gamma, which produces MAATLRELRGRIRSAGSIKKITKAQELIATSRIAKAQARVEAARPYSTEITSMLTELASASALDHPLLVQRENPKRAGVLVVSSDRGLCGAYNANVLRQSEELFSLLREEGKTPVLYTVGRKALGYFSFRQREVTESWTGFSERPTYEQAREIADTLVTAFMSGADDEGEDPGEDGILGVDELHIVFTEFKSMLSQSAAARRIAPMVVEYVEDETPEDGPHTLFSFEPDPETLFDALLPRYVATRVYAALLEAAASESASRRRAMKSATDNADDLIKDLTLMANRERQAQITQEISEIVGGANALADAK
- a CDS encoding DUF2550 domain-containing protein, yielding MSAPMFLMVALIGVLLVVVIMMCYRLWKLRQVGGTAAILRDVPAIGGHGWRHGVMRYRGGEAGFYRLSSIRWWPDRTLSRRGLEIVSRRAPRGDEFDIMTDEIVVLELRDSSPERRRGYEVALDRGALTAFLSWVESRPSPRARRRTS
- the atpA gene encoding F0F1 ATP synthase subunit alpha, producing the protein MAELTISAADIEGAIEDYVSSFSADTEREEIGTVIDAGDGIAHVEGLPSVMTQELLEFPGGVLGVALNLDEHSIGAVILGDFEKIEEGQQVKRTGDVLSVPVGDAFLGRVINPLGEPIDGQGDIESDTRRALELQAPSVVQRQGVSEPLQTGIKAIDAMTPIGRGQRQLIIGDRKTGKTAVCVDTILNQREAWETGDPAQQVRCVYVAIGQKGTTIASVKRALEDGGAMEYTTIVAAPASDAAGFKWLAPYTGSAIGQHWMYDGKHVLIVFDDLSKQADAYRAISLLLRRPPGREAFPGDVFYLHSRLLERCAKLSDELGGGSMTGLPIIETKANDISAFIPTNVISITDGQCFLESDLFNQGVRPAINVGVSVSRVGGAAQIKAMKEVAGSLRLELSQYRELESFAAFASDLDAASKAQLDRGARLVELLKQPQYTPYPVENQVVSIFLGTGGHLDSVPIEDVARFEQEVLEHVKASHEDILKGIRESKKLSEEDEEKLSDVINEFKKGFSASDGSSVVVNEADAEAMDEEDVEKESVKVRKAGKK
- a CDS encoding cob(I)yrinic acid a,c-diamide adenosyltransferase, yielding MAVHLTRIYTRTGDDGTTGLSDFSRVSKHDARLVAYADCDETNAALGVAVALGSPSEQILKVLRQIQNDLFDAGADLSTPVVENPEYPPLRISQSYIDRLEKWCDEFNEPLPALNSFVLPGGSPLSALLHVARTVARRAERSAWVAVEAHGDTISVLPAKYLNRLSDLLFILSRVANPDGDVLWQPGGPATG